The genomic DNA CCGTTGGATTTATCCACCACGGTCAAGCTAAGGCCCAATAGCGTAAGTCCAATAATCATTCCTCCGGTGCTAATTTGCAAAAGTCGTCTTCTACCAAGTTTGTCAAGTAAAAACAAAGCAATTACAaggaaaacaatttttgttAAACCTACTCCAATAGTTGCAAGTAAAAGCTTTTCTTTACTTGTAATACCAGCTTTTCTGAAAATTCTCGGACTATATAACATAACAGCTTCAATACCAGTTGCATGTTCGAAAAAATGAATCCCAACTGCAGCAATTAACATCCAACGTACAGAAGGCGTTGGTCTTAAAATCAACTCTTTCCAAACCCCTTCACCTTGATGAGACTTTTGAGGTAACTTCACAGTTTCGTCATTGCAATTTTCGTCTAAACCAGCAGCGATTTTTATATCCTTGAGACGAAGTTCTGCTTCTTGAGTTGTGTTTGAAACTTGCATTAGAACTTTTTTCGCTTTTCCTAATTGACCTTGCATAACCAGCCACCTTGGTGACTCAGGCATTGTTAAAATACAAAAAGCTACTACAAATGAAGGCAAAGCTGCAATACCAAGCATTAATCTCCAACCAAGtttcaaactcaaatattttccCAAAACATAGTTTGATATATAACCTAACAAGATTCCAATACCAATACAAAGTTCAGGTAAAGAGGTTAAGAATCCTCTTGatgaagcagaagaaatttcaGCTGAATAAACTGGTGCTATCATAAGAGCAAAACCAACACCTACACCGCAAACACATCTTCCAACCATTAAAATTGCGTAGTTTGGACCATACCCCATTAGACCTGCACCAAGGATGAACAATATTGAAGCTAAGAAGATTGTGTAGCGACGTCCAATGTAATCGGAGGTTCTTCCAGCCGTTAATGATCCTACTAATGCGCATAGGTTTAAGATTCCTGCTAGAACCTCTTGTTGTGTGTCACTGATTCCCAAGTCTTCCTTTATGAACAACATTGCTCCACTCATAACACCAGTATCTGAAATTAATAATCATGTATGTGAAATAGTTAGAGTCAAATATGTTTACTATGTCTAGTATTCTATTTATAATAGTATCTCCGCCTTAAAACAAGTGTGGTATTTGATTATTTCacatatatattaagaaaaaaagatacACGAAAGagtgaaataataattttaccaaattatctttaTAAATTGTTGACGAATTCTAATTCTAACTATCATGAATtcaaagtaattaaaaaaaataaattaaga from Medicago truncatula cultivar Jemalong A17 chromosome 8, MtrunA17r5.0-ANR, whole genome shotgun sequence includes the following:
- the LOC11419003 gene encoding probable polyol transporter 6 yields the protein MIINQGDKEDQTNTFNKYAFACAIVASMVSIVSGYDTGVMSGAMLFIKEDLGISDTQQEVLAGILNLCALVGSLTAGRTSDYIGRRYTIFLASILFILGAGLMGYGPNYAILMVGRCVCGVGVGFALMIAPVYSAEISSASSRGFLTSLPELCIGIGILLGYISNYVLGKYLSLKLGWRLMLGIAALPSFVVAFCILTMPESPRWLVMQGQLGKAKKVLMQVSNTTQEAELRLKDIKIAAGLDENCNDETVKLPQKSHQGEGVWKELILRPTPSVRWMLIAAVGIHFFEHATGIEAVMLYSPRIFRKAGITSKEKLLLATIGVGLTKIVFLVIALFLLDKLGRRRLLQISTGGMIIGLTLLGLSLTVVDKSNGNVLWALILSIVATYAYVAFFNIGLGPITWVYSSEIFPLKLRAQGASIGVAVNRTMNAVVSMTFISIYKAITIGGSFFMFAGISVLAWLFFYFFLPETKGKALEEMEMVFTKKSSGKNVAIEMDPIQKV